The window CTTTTTAGAATCAGCTATGGCAATGGAATTGAACAAGTACTCTAAGACCATTACACAGGACCCCACCCAACCTGCAGCGCAGGCCATGTTTTACGGAATTGGCCTGACAGAAGAAGACCTGGCCAAAGCCCAGGTTGGCATCGCCAGTATGGGCTATGACGGGAACACTTGTAATATGCACCTGAATGACCTTTCAAAAGTCATCAAACAAGGTGTATGGGACAATAACCTTGTAGGCCTCATTTTTAATACCATCGGTGTAAGTGATGGCATGAGCAATGGTACTGATGGCATGCGATACTCCCTGGTTAGCCGTGACGTAATTGCCGATTCCATTGAAACCATTTGTGGCGCACAATATTATGACGCGATCATCGCTGTACCGGGTTGTGATAAGAATATGCCTGGGGCCATCATTGCCATGGGCCGATTGAACAGGCCTTCTATCATGGTATATGGCGGAACCATCGCGCCCGGACATTATAAAGGCCAGGACCTGAATATCGTTTCAGCTTTTGAAGCCCTAGGTCAAAAGATCGCAGGAACACTAGACGAAGCCGACTTTAAAGGGATCGTAAAACATTCCTGCCCTGGCGCTGGTGCTTGCGGTGGCATGTATACTGCCAACACCATGGCAGCAGCGATCGAAGCACTTGGTATGAGCCTTCCTTATTCTTCTTCCAACCCCGCCTTGAGTGAAGCGAAACAGCAAGAATGCCGTGAAGCCGGGAAAGCCATCAGGCTATTGTTGGAAAGGGATATCAAACCTTCAGATATTATGACCAGAAAGGCATTTGAAAATGCCATAACGCTCATCATCGCCCTGGGGGGATCTACCAATGCGGTATTGCACCTCATTGCCATGGCGAGAAGTGTAGACATTCCACTGACACAGGATGACATACAGGCCATCAGCAACAGGATCCCGGTACTGGCCGATTTCAAACCAAGCGGAAAGTACCTTATGCAGGACCTGCATGAACATGGCGGCACTCCATCTGTAATGAAATACCTGTTGCAGCAAGGGTTACTGCATGGCGACTGCCTTACAGTGACAGGCAAGACCATAAAAGAAAACCTTGAAGCTGTACCAGACTTAAATTTTGAAACCCAGAAGATTATTTTCCCACTGGAACAACCCATAAAGAAGAATGGCCATTTGCAGATTCTTTATGGCAACCTGGCCCCTGGAGGAAGTGTCGCCAAGATCAGTGGCAAGGAAGGTGAAAGGTTTGAAGGTCCTGCAAGGGTTTTTGACGGGGAGAAAGAATTGATCCATGGCATTGAATCCGGTCGTGTAAAAGCCGGTGATGTTGTCGTGATCAGGTATGTAGGACCAAAAGGAGGCCCAGGCATGCCGGAAATGCTGAAACCCACTTCAGCCATTATTGGTGCGGGACTGGGAAAATCAGTAGCACTGATCACCGATGGAAGGTTTAGTGGCGGTACACATGGATTCGTCGTCGGACATATCACTCCGGAAGCATTTGAAGGTGGGGTGATCGCGCTGGTGCAGGATGACGACATCATTGAACTGGATGCCATCAACAACACCATCATATTGAAGGTTGCACCGGAAGTGATAGCAGAAAGAAAGGCAGCCTGGAAAAAACCCAAATTAAACGTTAACAAAGGAATTCTTTATAAATATGCAAAGCACGTTAAGTCAGCCGCAGAAGGCTGCGTTACAGACGAAGACTGAGACCATCAGTGGATCTGAAGCCGTTCTGCGCGCTATGGTAGCAGAGGGCGTTTATACCATCTTCGGTTATCCCGGTGGCGCCATTATGCCTATCTACGACGCCCTTTACGATTACAACGATAAATTGGAACATATCCTTGTTCGTCATGAGCAGGGAGGCATACATGCAGCACAGGGCTTTGCCCGTTCCTCCGGAAAAGTGGGGGTGGTGTTTGCTACCAGTGGCCCTGGAGCAACCAACCTGGTTACCGGTCTCGCCGATGCCATGATCGATTCAACACCGTTGGTATGTATCACAGGTCAGGTATTCGCTCACCTGCTTGGGACAGATGCCTTCCAGGAAACAGATGTGATCAATATCACCACACCAGTGACCAAATGGAACTACCAGGTGACTGATGCTACGGAGATACCATCCGTACTGGCCAAGGCATTCTATATTGCCAAAAGCGGACGACCCGGCCCTGTGTTGATCGATATCACCAAGAATGCACAGCTCCAGCAATTCGAATATGAGGGCTATAAGCCTTGCGACCATATCAGGAGTTACCGACCCAAACCAGTTGTCCGTAAGGAGTATGTTGAAGAAGCGGCTAAACTGATCAATGCAGCAGAGCGACCCTTTGTAATATTCGGCCAGGGAGTTATCCTGGGAAAGGCAGAAAAGGAATTCATGCA is drawn from Flavihumibacter rivuli and contains these coding sequences:
- the ilvD gene encoding dihydroxy-acid dehydratase — its product is MAMELNKYSKTITQDPTQPAAQAMFYGIGLTEEDLAKAQVGIASMGYDGNTCNMHLNDLSKVIKQGVWDNNLVGLIFNTIGVSDGMSNGTDGMRYSLVSRDVIADSIETICGAQYYDAIIAVPGCDKNMPGAIIAMGRLNRPSIMVYGGTIAPGHYKGQDLNIVSAFEALGQKIAGTLDEADFKGIVKHSCPGAGACGGMYTANTMAAAIEALGMSLPYSSSNPALSEAKQQECREAGKAIRLLLERDIKPSDIMTRKAFENAITLIIALGGSTNAVLHLIAMARSVDIPLTQDDIQAISNRIPVLADFKPSGKYLMQDLHEHGGTPSVMKYLLQQGLLHGDCLTVTGKTIKENLEAVPDLNFETQKIIFPLEQPIKKNGHLQILYGNLAPGGSVAKISGKEGERFEGPARVFDGEKELIHGIESGRVKAGDVVVIRYVGPKGGPGMPEMLKPTSAIIGAGLGKSVALITDGRFSGGTHGFVVGHITPEAFEGGVIALVQDDDIIELDAINNTIILKVAPEVIAERKAAWKKPKLNVNKGILYKYAKHVKSAAEGCVTDED